From Rutidosis leptorrhynchoides isolate AG116_Rl617_1_P2 chromosome 3, CSIRO_AGI_Rlap_v1, whole genome shotgun sequence, a single genomic window includes:
- the LOC139898795 gene encoding lon protease homolog, mitochondrial-like: MMTRTLWTGRVESYNLRFGKFNYSRLADIAAAISHSDKLQCQQVLEKLHVYKRLRLSLGLLKNQMEMHKIQKLELETYDKTALIEKFRVRIYANEVELPHYVLQVIEEEMKKLQLLEGSSWGFNVTQRYLDDLIGY, encoded by the exons ATGATGACAAGAACTCTTTGGACGGGTCGTGTTGAATCGTACAATCTG CGTTTTGGTAAATTCAATTATTCAAGATTGGCAGACATTGCTGCTGCGATATCTCATTCCGACAAACTACAATGTCAGCAAGTGCTTGAAAAGCTACAT GTGTATAAACGGTTGAGACTAAGTCTGGGACTATTGAAGAACCAAATGGAGATGCATAAGATTCAG AAATTAGAGCTTGAAACATATGACAAAACGGCACTCATTG AGAAATTTCGGGTTAGAATCTATGCAAACGAGGTGGAACTTCCACATTATGTTCTACAAGTTATCGAAGAAGAAATGAAGAAACTACAACTTTTGGAAGGCAGTTCATGGGGATTCAATGTTACACAAAGATATCTTGATGACTTGATTGGTTACTAA